One genomic window of Methanospirillum lacunae includes the following:
- the pdxT gene encoding pyridoxal 5'-phosphate synthase glutaminase subunit PdxT gives MDGKIGVLALQGDVSEHIQAFEQVVLERGLDLPVVEVRLPSDMENLIALAIPGGESTTFMRLIDQNGMREKIRNFSGGIFATCAGMVVTAREVRGESRFVPLGIVDTVVNRNAFGRQRESFEADIPVVGVSSPFHAVFIRAPVVEKAGPGVIPIATLPQGIVGLKSGKHVVLAFHPEIGGDLRLHHLFLDGVIPTPHSSA, from the coding sequence GTGGATGGTAAGATCGGTGTTCTTGCCCTTCAGGGCGATGTGAGTGAGCACATTCAGGCATTTGAGCAGGTAGTTCTTGAGCGTGGGCTTGACCTTCCGGTTGTTGAGGTGAGACTTCCTTCTGATATGGAAAACCTGATTGCCCTTGCTATACCAGGTGGAGAGTCCACCACATTTATGCGGCTCATCGATCAGAATGGCATGCGGGAGAAGATCAGGAATTTCTCAGGGGGTATATTTGCGACTTGTGCCGGGATGGTTGTCACTGCCCGCGAGGTAAGAGGCGAATCCAGGTTTGTTCCCCTTGGTATCGTTGATACAGTGGTCAACCGGAATGCCTTTGGCAGGCAACGTGAATCATTTGAGGCTGATATTCCGGTTGTAGGAGTTTCCTCACCGTTTCACGCGGTTTTCATCAGGGCCCCTGTTGTTGAAAAAGCCGGGCCTGGAGTGATACCAATTGCCACTCTCCCACAAGGTATTGTAGGGCTCAAGTCAGGCAAACATGTGGTCCTTGCATTTCATCCAGAAATCGGAGGGGATCTCAGACTTCACCATCTCTTCCTTGATGGGGTCATCCCCACCCCTCACTCTAGCGCGTAA
- the pdxS gene encoding pyridoxal 5'-phosphate synthase lyase subunit PdxS translates to MKLEELRYGTELIKRGFASMQKGGVIMDVVNAEQAGIAEEAGAVAVMALERVPADIRAAGGVARMSDPGMIKEIIDKVSIPVMAKARIGHFVEAQVLQALGVDMIDESEVLTPADEEFHIDKKQFTVPFVCGARDLGEALRRINEGAAMIRTKGEAGTGNVVEAVRHNRTILGEIRRLKGLEETELIRRARELEAPADLLIETAKRQRLPVVNFSAGGIATPADAALMMQLGSDGVFVGSGIFKSQNPTKMAKAIVEAVNHFNEPEVIAEVSRGLGEPMRGIEVHTLPPEERLASRGW, encoded by the coding sequence ATGAAACTCGAAGAACTTCGGTACGGCACTGAACTGATCAAGCGCGGATTCGCATCCATGCAGAAGGGCGGTGTAATTATGGATGTGGTGAACGCTGAACAGGCCGGGATCGCCGAAGAAGCGGGGGCTGTTGCAGTTATGGCCCTCGAACGGGTTCCGGCAGATATCAGAGCAGCAGGTGGTGTGGCACGTATGTCAGATCCGGGGATGATCAAGGAGATCATCGATAAGGTCTCTATCCCGGTGATGGCAAAGGCAAGGATCGGCCACTTTGTTGAGGCGCAGGTCCTGCAGGCACTCGGGGTAGATATGATAGATGAATCCGAGGTTCTCACCCCTGCTGATGAAGAGTTCCATATCGATAAAAAACAGTTTACAGTTCCCTTTGTGTGTGGTGCCCGCGACCTTGGTGAGGCACTCCGCCGAATCAATGAAGGAGCGGCCATGATAAGGACCAAGGGAGAGGCAGGAACCGGTAATGTTGTCGAGGCTGTACGACACAACCGTACGATCCTTGGAGAGATCCGCAGGCTGAAAGGTCTTGAGGAGACTGAGCTTATCAGGAGGGCTCGCGAACTTGAAGCTCCGGCTGATCTTCTGATTGAGACTGCTAAGCGGCAGCGTCTCCCGGTGGTCAACTTCTCTGCCGGTGGTATCGCCACACCCGCAGATGCTGCGTTGATGATGCAGCTTGGCAGTGATGGTGTCTTTGTGGGATCAGGGATATTTAAATCACAGAATCCGACAAAGATGGCGAAGGCTATTGTGGAAGCAGTCAACCACTTCAATGAGCCTGAAGTGATCGCTGAAGTCTCCCGGGGTCTTGGTGAACCGATGCGGGGGATAGAGGTACACACCCTCCCTCCTGAAGAGAGGCTGGCTTCACGTGGATGGTAA
- the gpmA gene encoding 2,3-diphosphoglycerate-dependent phosphoglycerate mutase, which produces MYTLVLIRHGESLWNRENRFTGWKDIDLSPQGLKEAHSAGQLLKEKGYTFDIAWTSVLKRAIRTLWTIQDEMDLMWIPVVRSWRLNERHYGALTGLDKAETAAQYGEEQVHIWRRSYDIRPPAFAPGDETNPGYDRRYGELSAEQVPLSECLKDTVARFLPLWEADIAPAIKSGKRVLIAAHGNSLRALIKHLDQVSDDEITGLNVPTGIPLVYELDSDLKPIKHYYLGDEEAVKAAMDAVKNQGKAK; this is translated from the coding sequence ATGTACACACTGGTCCTCATACGTCATGGTGAGAGCCTGTGGAACCGGGAAAACCGGTTTACCGGCTGGAAAGATATCGATCTCTCCCCTCAGGGATTGAAAGAGGCCCACTCAGCAGGGCAGCTGCTGAAAGAGAAAGGATACACCTTTGATATTGCCTGGACATCAGTCCTGAAACGGGCTATCAGGACACTCTGGACCATCCAGGATGAGATGGATCTTATGTGGATACCAGTTGTCAGATCCTGGCGCCTCAACGAACGTCACTATGGAGCGCTCACCGGTCTAGACAAGGCAGAAACAGCAGCACAATATGGGGAAGAACAAGTCCATATCTGGCGTCGCAGTTATGATATCAGACCACCGGCATTTGCACCCGGTGATGAAACAAATCCGGGATATGACAGAAGGTATGGAGAACTCTCCGCTGAACAGGTACCGCTGTCTGAGTGTCTGAAAGATACTGTTGCACGGTTTCTCCCACTTTGGGAAGCAGATATTGCACCAGCGATAAAGTCTGGAAAACGGGTACTCATCGCTGCTCACGGCAACAGTCTGCGGGCACTCATCAAACACCTTGACCAGGTTTCTGATGATGAGATCACTGGTCTCAACGTGCCAACCGGAATACCCCTCGTATATGAGCTTGATTCTGATCTAAAACCAATAAAACACTATTACCTCGGTGATGAAGAAGCAGTGAAGGCAGCAATGGATGCTGTAAAAAATCAGGGAAAGGCAAAGTAA
- a CDS encoding GerW family sporulation protein has translation MTTEEMLKETAGQLHEIINAKNVMGEAIDLGNRMIIPVTKFGIGFGAGGGFGDKGNTSAGGAGGGIEPVAVIITDKTISGVEGIQIVSLKNNNPIAQVITSLSETLVPQVIDFIKKKDTAEKPSQQESEPST, from the coding sequence ATGACGACAGAAGAGATGCTCAAAGAGACAGCAGGGCAACTCCATGAGATCATTAATGCAAAAAATGTCATGGGTGAAGCGATTGATCTCGGCAACCGGATGATCATCCCGGTGACCAAGTTTGGAATCGGGTTTGGTGCAGGAGGGGGATTTGGTGATAAGGGAAACACAAGCGCCGGAGGAGCAGGAGGAGGTATTGAACCCGTTGCGGTTATCATTACTGACAAAACCATCAGCGGTGTTGAGGGAATTCAGATTGTATCACTCAAAAATAATAATCCAATTGCCCAGGTAATTACCTCACTCAGTGAGACTCTGGTTCCACAGGTGATTGATTTCATCAAAAAGAAGGATACAGCCGAGAAACCTTCACAGCAGGAGTCAGAACCTTCAACATAG
- the cbiB gene encoding adenosylcobinamide-phosphate synthase CbiB — translation MFLTPLVLILSLFVDRALGDPHSRFHPVAMIGSFIGWWGQPLRWSPALQRSAGVVFWIITVVIFTVPFYFFSLYASWFLMLLVGPFLLKICFALRSLEEHAAAVAAATSPDAGREKVQMLVSRDTSALTDEQILSAAYESVAENLNDSIIAPLFYFMIFGLPGAAFYRAANTMDAMLGYTDERVRIGWFSARMDDILSYIPARITGLVLIVYFFFKRRLSPAFRILRRDRRLRPGFNGGIPMSLIAGGTGVMFEKPGKYRIGDPEQQLRVAGPEIISAVRGSTLIFAIVASTASVLWNLLPNI, via the coding sequence ATGTTTCTTACCCCGCTGGTTTTGATCCTCTCTCTTTTTGTGGATCGGGCTCTCGGGGATCCTCACTCCCGGTTTCATCCGGTTGCAATGATTGGGAGTTTCATCGGTTGGTGGGGTCAGCCCCTACGGTGGAGTCCTGCTCTCCAGCGATCAGCCGGTGTCGTCTTCTGGATTATTACAGTCGTCATCTTCACTGTCCCCTTTTACTTCTTTTCTCTATATGCATCCTGGTTCCTGATGCTTCTTGTAGGCCCGTTTCTACTCAAGATATGCTTTGCCCTCAGATCGCTTGAAGAGCATGCTGCTGCGGTGGCTGCTGCAACGAGTCCTGATGCAGGAAGAGAAAAGGTTCAGATGCTGGTCTCCCGTGATACCAGCGCCCTCACCGACGAGCAGATTCTCTCTGCCGCGTATGAATCAGTTGCAGAGAACCTGAACGACAGCATTATCGCTCCACTTTTTTACTTCATGATATTTGGGCTACCTGGAGCCGCCTTCTACCGGGCTGCGAATACCATGGATGCTATGCTTGGGTATACAGACGAACGGGTCCGCATTGGATGGTTTTCTGCCCGTATGGATGATATCCTTTCATACATCCCGGCCCGAATAACTGGTCTGGTGCTTATTGTCTATTTCTTCTTTAAAAGGAGATTAAGCCCTGCTTTCAGGATCTTGAGGCGGGATCGTAGGCTTCGTCCTGGTTTCAACGGGGGCATTCCTATGTCACTAATTGCAGGAGGAACTGGTGTCATGTTTGAAAAACCCGGAAAGTACCGGATCGGTGATCCCGAGCAGCAACTCAGAGTGGCAGGCCCTGAAATTATCTCAGCAGTCAGGGGATCTACCCTGATCTTCGCAATAGTTGCCTCAACTGCATCAGTTTTATGGAATCTCCTACCCAATATATAA
- a CDS encoding CARDB domain-containing protein codes for MGTGVGCAAVVVLGLLLVITGFVTGAVNVSTEGLIVTDSGYPGGSVTIIEVLKNKGDSSSGSEKVTYYLVNESEQNATPVQIGTADLSPMSAEGEYSSANTYMLPMNLADGVYTFVREVMGSDKKTSSGKTIRISDSTRPSGKPADLVGLGVITPRQAAPGETIRLIAAVGNNGGADAGRFSVDFYLTNRSMKFSEPLLLGTWDIESIPAGGQATTTRSVTIPTTTPPGEYGILMDVDPSRAVTDSNPSNNDWYREGVISITGPTIAMGPFPSGMLINTTSSVIVVPNNTSSQAVYSRD; via the coding sequence ATGGGTACTGGTGTCGGATGTGCTGCGGTGGTAGTGCTGGGTCTGCTCCTGGTTATTACCGGATTTGTGACAGGAGCCGTAAACGTCTCGACTGAAGGACTTATCGTGACAGATTCCGGATATCCCGGGGGATCTGTCACGATTATCGAGGTTCTGAAGAACAAAGGTGACAGTTCGTCAGGATCTGAAAAGGTTACGTATTATCTGGTAAACGAGTCAGAGCAGAATGCAACCCCAGTACAGATTGGAACCGCTGATCTCTCTCCGATGTCTGCTGAAGGTGAATACTCGAGTGCGAATACCTATATGCTCCCGATGAACCTTGCAGACGGGGTGTATACATTTGTCCGTGAGGTCATGGGATCAGACAAAAAGACCTCGTCTGGAAAGACCATCAGGATCTCGGATTCAACCCGGCCTTCAGGAAAACCTGCTGACCTTGTGGGTCTTGGAGTAATCACCCCACGTCAGGCCGCTCCCGGCGAGACTATAAGGCTGATTGCAGCGGTGGGTAACAACGGAGGTGCTGATGCAGGACGATTCTCAGTTGATTTTTATCTCACTAACCGGAGTATGAAGTTCTCAGAACCGCTGCTTCTTGGGACCTGGGATATTGAATCAATTCCGGCTGGTGGTCAGGCAACAACAACCAGATCGGTGACCATTCCGACTACAACACCTCCAGGTGAGTATGGAATTCTCATGGATGTAGATCCATCAAGAGCAGTAACTGACAGTAACCCGTCAAATAATGACTGGTACCGGGAAGGGGTGATAAGTATCACCGGACCCACCATTGCGATGGGTCCGTTCCCGAGCGGTATGTTGATCAACACCACTTCATCGGTGATTGTTGTCCCAAATAATACAAGCAGCCAGGCGGTATATTCAAGAGATTAA